Proteins encoded together in one Lathyrus oleraceus cultivar Zhongwan6 chromosome 5, CAAS_Psat_ZW6_1.0, whole genome shotgun sequence window:
- the LOC127080753 gene encoding uncharacterized protein LOC127080753, giving the protein MAGEQHSDHSRPLVNYNMDDGPPSHEADVRDGHPSTPSPEPQNNGDASHAHNLGAETFHPIPVPVEGDAVMIAMVNALNQAGSMLHQQHERITALEAERQEARPQPVSRIQQRSEPTKKRGRRSPEPYASRARTRRDGGRARTSPRRGHSPDNNELSPLRSDEEDLHCPLSRAIMEAPLPKGMEKPPNLAVYDGTTDPDDHVDNVNAMLDYRNDITGHLKCRLFSTTLRKGAMAWYKSLAPESITSWRVMRSMFTRHFTASRRHPKTEATLEAIVQKKNETLRSYIERFNQEAVEVDTTEHMKKYLLERGLLPGSELSRAVGIEPPRTLNELLHKAQAYIRYEEKQVAHNARSGRNAGETEHSKRDDTSISRRNGDKRREERPRELREGRGPAGRYSEYTLLTAPRERILAECINSEFKQGRVRFPKPSAPKPHTDKSKYCRFHRSHGHVTEDCVHLKDAIEILIQEGHLKQYTRKNEAPRHDEPEKKRPRENTPPDNSPYQVALCVSRPEDFFLPEPLPEGKITALSPWEDFPTTLVISGGGTNGESAALSVKRKFDELLLTAPEQKATLTKYRGKSNPISFFLEELPGGSPNSAIPLLIRAKMARFDVRRILVDEGSSVDIMYVHLFKTLKLDKTNLAPYVGSDLQGFNGATTRPWGYVELLVTFGEQETAREVKIQFLVVDCPSLYNCIFGRPTLAELTAVPSTVHLKMKYYTKLGRVVTIHGDIEAARRCYDAAVKGQAVVSTKSNCNNKKLKTEDPARGVNAIDLDCRIGLDETEEGRFPKERSLEHPVRPIPDGEFELIPLGDDPERTVKIGKGLPEETREELVACLKENSDLFAWNAAEMPGLDPEIACHKLAVDRAAKPIAQHRRKQSPEKAEAAERAVKDLLEANFISEAQYTTWLSNVVLVKKNNGK; this is encoded by the coding sequence ATGGCCGGAGAACAACATAGCGATCACAGCCGTCCCCTCGTCAACTACAACATGGACGACGGCCCGCCATCCCATGAAGCGGACGTTCGGGACGGTCATCCATCCACCCCGTCTCCAGAGCCCCAAAACAACGGAGATGCCTCTCACGCCCACAATTTAGGGGCAGAGACATTTCATCCCATTCCCGTTCCCGTTGAAGGAGACGCCGTAATGATTGCCATGGTGAATGCCCTCAATCAAGCCGGTTCTATGCTCCACCAGCAGCACGAACGAATCACGGCCCTCGAAGCCGAACGACAAGAAGCCCGGCCCCAGCCGGTGAGTAGGATACAACAGCGTTCGGAGCCAACGAAGAAGCGAGGACGTCGCTCTCCCGAACCCTACGCCAGCAGGGCACGCACCCGTCGTGACGGTGGTCGAGCGAGAACATCACCAAGGCGCGGGCACAGCCCCGACAACAACGAACTGTCTCCCTTAAGGAGCGATGAGGAAGATTTGCATTGCCCCCTATCTCGGGCAATAATGGAGGCCCCGCTCCCCAAAGGCATGGAGAAACCGCCAAACCTAGCTGTGTACGACGGGACTACAGATCCCGACGATCACGTCGACAACGTCAACGCGATGCTCGACTACCGCAATGATATAACCGGGCACCTCAAATGCCGACTGTTCTCAACGACCCTCAGGAAAGGGGCCATGGCCTGGTACAAAAGCTTGGCCCCTGAGTCCATTACGTCATGGAGAGTCATGAGGTCCATGTTCACCCGGCACTTTACAGCTTCCCGTCGTCACCCCAAGACTGAGGCGACCCTTGAAGCCATAGtgcagaagaagaatgaaacACTGCGCTCATACATCGAGCGATTCAACCAGGAAGCTGTCGAGGTAGATACCACCGAGCACATGAAGAAGTATCTCCTCGAGAGAGGTCTCTTACCCGGCAGTGAACTTAGCAGAGCCGTAGGGATCGAGCCTCCCCGCACCTTAAACGAGCTCCTGCATAAAGCCCAGGCCTACATCAGATACGAGGAAAAGCAGGTGGCACACAATGCCCGCAGCGGACGTAACGCTGGGGAGACCGAGCACTCAAAACGCGATGACACGAGCATTTCCCGTCGCAACGGAGACAAACGAAGAGAAGAAAGACCTCGCGAGCTCCGGGAAGGAAGAGGCCCCGCGGGCAGATATAGCGAGTACACCTTACTGACAGCTCCTCGAGAGCGTATCCTCGCAGAATGTATCAACTCTGAATTTAAGCAGGGCAGGGTCAGGTTCCCAAAACCGTCTGCACCAAAGCCCCACACCGACAAATCAAAGTACTGCCGGTTCCACAGAAGTCACGGGCACGTGACCGAAGACTGCGTCCACCTGAAAGATGCGATTGAAATTTTAATCCAAGAAGGGCACCTGAAGCAGTACACGAGGAAGAACGAAGCTCCCAGACACGACGAGCCAGAGAAGAAGAGACCCCGGGAAAACACACCCCCTGACAACTCTCCCTATCAAGTGGCCCTCTGCGTGTCACGACCGGAAGATTTCTTCCTCCCCGAACCATTGCCCGAGGGCAAGATCACTGCACTCAGCCCCTGGGAAGACTTCCCTACCACACTGGTGATATCAGGAGGAGGGACTAACGGGGAATCCGCGGCCCTCTCCGTCAAACGTAAGTTCGACGAACTCCTACTGACTGCCCCCGAGCAGAAAGCGACATTGACAAAATACCGGGGAAAATCCAACCCAATATCCTTCTTCCTGGAGGAACTCCCGGGCGGATCCCCCAACTCGGCCATCCCACTATTGATAAGAGCAAAGATGGCCCGATTCGACGTACGACGCATCCTGGTCGACGAAGGCAGCTCAGTGGATATCATGTACGTCCACCTCTTCAAGACTCTGAAGCTAGACAAGACCAACTTAGCCCCCTACGTCGGATCAGATCTCCAAGGATTCAACGGAGCAACAACCAGACCGTGGGGATATGTTGAGCTCCTCGTCACCTTCGGCGAACAAGAAACGGCCAGGGAAGTCAAAATCCAATTTCTGGTCGTAGACTGTCCGTCTCTCTACAATTGCATCTTTGGACGCCCGACACTGGCCGAACTCACTGCGGTCCCATCCACCGTCCACCTGAAGATGAAATACTACACCAAATTGGGACGTGTGGTCACCATCCATGGTGACATCGAAGCAGCCCGACGATGCTACGACGCCGCAGTAAAAGGACAGGCCGTAGTCAGCACGAAGAGCAACTGCAACAACAAAAAGCTCAAGACCGAGGATCCTGCCCGAGGAGTCAACGCCATCGACCTCGACTGTCGCATCGGGCTGGACGAGACCGAAGAGGGGAGGTTCCCCAAGGAACGCTCTCTCGAACACCCGGTCCGACCAATCCCCGACGGGGAGTTCGAACTCATTCCTCTTGGGGACGATCCGGAAAGGACGGTGAAGATAGGTAAGGGACTACCCGAGGAAACAAGAGAAGAGCTAGTAGCATGCCTCAAAGAGAACTCCGACCTCTTCGCGTGGAATGCCGCAGAAATGCCCGGGCTGGACCCCGAGATCGCGTGTCATAAGCTAGCTGTAGACCGGGCAGCCAAGCCCATAGCACAGCATAGACGCAAGCAATCGCCCGAAAAGGCAGAGGCTGCCGAGCGAGCTGTAAAAGACCTCTTAGAGGCAAATTTTATTTCTGAAGCCCAGTACACAACCTGGCTCTCTAATGTAGTCCTCgttaagaaaaataatggaaaatga